The Amycolatopsis mongoliensis genome includes a window with the following:
- a CDS encoding alpha/beta hydrolase family protein, which produces MERGTTTNDVREIRLAVPAADGLALASTLTLPAGPGPHPAVLCLPGSGKVDRDSNAGRVRMDLGRPLATTLARHGIASLRYDRRGVGETPGDWQAVGFLDNRADGAAALHALRGHPEVHSRAVGVLGHSEGAVHAMWLAAHAQPAAAVLLAGYARPGELALRWQGARLAETLPRPLLPLLRRVAARQLARLAATTTDSARIGGLRINARWWREQLAYDPRPDLARIAVPVLAVTGAEDVQVDPDDLDVIAQLVPGGAETHRAPGLTHILRRTDGPTSVFSYRRLLRAPVDDELLTTVAHWLAVRLR; this is translated from the coding sequence ATGGAACGCGGCACGACCACGAACGATGTGCGGGAAATCCGGCTGGCCGTCCCGGCCGCCGACGGCCTCGCCCTCGCGAGCACGCTCACCCTGCCCGCCGGCCCCGGCCCGCACCCGGCCGTGCTCTGCCTGCCCGGCTCCGGGAAAGTCGACCGCGACTCCAACGCCGGCCGGGTGCGGATGGACCTCGGCCGCCCGCTGGCCACCACCCTGGCCCGGCACGGCATCGCCTCGCTGCGCTACGACCGCCGCGGCGTCGGCGAGACCCCGGGCGACTGGCAGGCGGTGGGATTCCTGGACAACCGGGCCGACGGCGCCGCCGCGCTGCACGCCCTGCGCGGCCACCCGGAGGTCCACTCCCGGGCCGTCGGTGTGCTCGGGCACAGCGAAGGCGCCGTCCACGCGATGTGGCTGGCCGCCCACGCCCAGCCCGCCGCCGCGGTCCTCCTCGCCGGCTACGCGCGCCCCGGCGAACTGGCCCTGCGCTGGCAAGGCGCCCGGCTCGCCGAGACGCTGCCACGCCCACTGCTGCCCCTCCTGCGCCGCGTCGCCGCCCGGCAGCTGGCCCGGTTGGCCGCCACCACCACGGACTCCGCCCGCATCGGCGGCCTGCGGATCAACGCCAGGTGGTGGCGCGAGCAGCTGGCCTACGACCCGCGCCCGGACCTGGCCCGCATCGCGGTTCCCGTCCTGGCCGTCACCGGCGCCGAGGACGTCCAGGTCGACCCGGACGACTTGGACGTGATCGCGCAGCTCGTGCCGGGCGGGGCCGAAACCCACCGGGCTCCCGGCCTGACCCACATCCTCCGCCGCACCGACGGCCCGACGTCCGTGTTCTCCTACCGCCGGCTGCTGCGCGCCCCCGTGGACGACGAGCTGCTGACCACTGTTGCCCACTGGCTGGCCGTCCGGCTTCGCTGA
- a CDS encoding ester cyclase: MKVESTHAHHSPARLVVLALAATLALASNATFAQAAPAAAAHPSVTDSGPHTAARNPRTMFATWVTVWNGDTAKASSIISPDFRVHAALLDGTDGSSLRGVEGLVGLVDQIRSVCTDLRFDLEVGPLADGRYVSARWVATGTYAGGFPGAKAAPGTVITYSGTDTLRLEHGKFAEYWLNADTLSLLQQLQAG; the protein is encoded by the coding sequence ATGAAGGTCGAATCCACCCATGCTCACCACTCCCCTGCCCGACTGGTCGTCCTCGCACTGGCCGCCACCCTGGCCCTCGCGTCCAACGCCACCTTCGCCCAAGCTGCGCCCGCGGCCGCCGCGCACCCGTCGGTGACCGACTCCGGCCCGCACACCGCCGCCCGCAACCCGAGGACGATGTTCGCCACCTGGGTCACGGTGTGGAACGGCGATACCGCCAAGGCATCGAGCATCATCTCGCCCGACTTCCGGGTCCACGCCGCCCTGCTCGACGGCACCGACGGCAGCTCCCTCCGCGGCGTCGAGGGCCTGGTGGGCCTGGTCGACCAGATCAGGTCGGTGTGCACCGACCTGCGGTTCGACCTGGAGGTCGGCCCACTGGCCGACGGCCGCTACGTGTCCGCTCGCTGGGTGGCCACCGGGACTTACGCGGGTGGCTTCCCCGGAGCCAAGGCGGCGCCCGGCACCGTGATCACCTACTCCGGCACCGACACTTTGCGCCTGGAGCACGGCAAGTTCGCCGAGTACTGGCTCAACGCCGACACCCTGAGCCTGCTGCAGCAACTCCAGGCCGGCTGA